One genomic segment of Fischerella sp. PCC 9605 includes these proteins:
- a CDS encoding ATP-dependent zinc protease family protein has product MITALDMGGGFTLYTQYIAKNFFIIVFIGFLSVPGCTSQKTQATDGVEQNPQVVGWVEKAKIPGFEREVKVKLDTGATTTSINAEILEKPDEESESGGMIKFRFLDGEGNDAVFERPIVRWVQIKSREGADLRRPVVRMKFCVAGRWIEEEVNLADREDFNYPVLIGRNMLKQGKLVVDSSQTFTTEPTCPAEEAQ; this is encoded by the coding sequence TTGATTACTGCATTGGATATGGGGGGTGGATTTACTTTGTATACACAGTATATTGCTAAAAATTTTTTTATTATTGTATTTATTGGTTTTTTGTCTGTACCTGGATGCACTTCACAAAAGACTCAAGCTACTGACGGGGTAGAACAAAATCCCCAAGTTGTCGGCTGGGTAGAGAAAGCAAAAATACCTGGCTTCGAGCGAGAGGTCAAAGTAAAGCTGGATACGGGTGCAACAACCACCTCCATAAATGCCGAAATTTTAGAAAAGCCAGATGAAGAATCAGAATCGGGCGGAATGATTAAATTCCGATTTCTAGATGGAGAGGGAAACGACGCCGTTTTTGAGCGTCCGATTGTGCGATGGGTTCAAATTAAGAGTCGTGAAGGTGCTGATTTACGGCGTCCGGTGGTGCGAATGAAATTTTGTGTTGCGGGTCGATGGATAGAGGAAGAGGTGAACCTAGCGGATCGAGAGGATTTTAATTATCCAGTTTTAATCGGACGCAACATGCTCAAGCAAGGCAAACTTGTTGTGGATTCGTCTCAAACCTTTACCACAGAACCAACCTGTCCAGCAGAGGAGGCGCAGTAA
- a CDS encoding sensory rhodopsin transducer yields the protein MSKPIGHTRWAIAEGYIPAYSKGPEPQFTSHETACLLNTSDQDAHVEITIYFSDKEPVGPYRITVPARRTLHLRFNNLTDPEPIPHDTDYASVFESDVPIVVQHTRLDSRQAENALLSTIAYASN from the coding sequence ATGAGCAAACCGATAGGACACACAAGATGGGCAATAGCAGAGGGATACATTCCCGCCTATAGCAAGGGCCCCGAACCCCAGTTCACCAGCCACGAAACAGCTTGTTTGCTCAACACTTCCGACCAAGATGCCCATGTAGAAATCACAATTTATTTTAGCGACAAGGAACCTGTAGGGCCCTACCGCATCACAGTTCCTGCAAGGCGGACTCTGCACTTGCGCTTCAATAACTTGACCGACCCCGAACCAATTCCCCACGATACAGATTATGCCAGCGTCTTTGAGTCAGATGTGCCGATAGTAGTACAGCATACCCGGCTCGATTCTAGACAGGCTGAAAATGCCTTACTCAGTACGATCGCTTATGCCAGCAATTAA
- a CDS encoding AIM24 family protein has product MQHAVKILEPTDLWYLQNNINKETNKYYHPTKNIPFVQQVEISLENSGTIIQKGTLHRCVGKLTYGVYKTDNRLRDMWVALRTEIEYNAPVYQGTGMVYLEPRPKGHFLHYTSVEISDREQWEFDDGVFQFCSDNVVMGAKRLKFRQIAGSGDGKWRLALRALSGQIAQVVTGTTAPARIIELRRGEVLIADYDMVKGYTNGIEEDYRKLGHFGRGGGEGFIWMYGGEGKLLVTETDGMGLG; this is encoded by the coding sequence ATGCAACATGCGGTTAAGATTCTAGAACCAACAGATTTATGGTATTTGCAGAATAATATCAATAAAGAAACTAATAAATATTACCATCCCACCAAAAATATTCCATTTGTTCAGCAAGTTGAAATTAGCCTGGAAAATTCAGGAACCATAATTCAAAAAGGAACTTTGCACAGATGTGTAGGTAAGTTAACTTATGGTGTTTATAAAACAGATAACCGTTTGAGAGATATGTGGGTAGCTTTGAGAACAGAAATCGAATATAACGCACCTGTATATCAAGGTACGGGTATGGTTTACCTAGAACCTAGACCAAAAGGACATTTCTTACATTACACATCTGTTGAAATATCAGACCGAGAGCAATGGGAATTTGATGATGGAGTTTTTCAATTTTGTTCAGATAATGTAGTTATGGGTGCAAAAAGATTAAAATTCCGACAAATTGCTGGTTCTGGTGATGGTAAATGGAGGCTTGCTTTAAGAGCCTTATCTGGACAGATTGCTCAAGTTGTTACAGGTACCACTGCGCCCGCTAGGATTATTGAATTAAGAAGAGGAGAAGTTTTAATTGCTGATTATGACATGGTGAAAGGATATACAAACGGTATTGAAGAAGATTATCGCAAATTAGGTCATTTTGGCAGAGGCGGTGGAGAGGGTTTTATTTGGATGTATGGTGGTGAAGGTAAATTATTAGTAACTGAAACTGATGGTATGGGTCTAGGTTAA
- a CDS encoding AI-2E family transporter: protein MRFGQLIGLFAVIISVYILWQIRQILLVVFAAVVLATVLNELVQFLQRFRIKRGFAIAISIILLLVIVIGFFALVVPNIINQLQELTSLIPTVSERIRLWNEWLQNKIPAQWVEEVRGLTYLTQGLQTWLNQLLNNFFALISSSLTVVLTFLFFLVLTIMLLTNPPPYRRGFIMLFPAFYRRRVDEILSECQTSLKGWIKGTLLTMLLIGFLSYIGLLILRVRLPLINAILAGLLEFIPNVGPTLSVIPPLLLALLDTPWKAVLVVVLYFIIQQIESLIVVPLIMENQVSLLPAVTLVAVVIFGSFFGLLGVFLAIPLVIVLQIWIKEVLIKDILNQWQGDTKKYYEQEKPTAIAHHKSNSSVEK, encoded by the coding sequence GTGCGCTTCGGGCAATTGATTGGTTTATTTGCTGTCATCATATCTGTTTACATATTATGGCAAATCCGGCAAATCCTGCTGGTAGTGTTTGCTGCGGTAGTATTGGCAACAGTCTTAAACGAGCTTGTGCAATTTTTACAAAGATTTCGCATCAAGCGAGGCTTTGCCATTGCTATATCAATAATTCTTCTACTGGTCATTGTAATAGGCTTTTTCGCACTAGTTGTACCAAATATTATTAACCAATTACAAGAATTAACTAGCCTTATACCTACAGTCTCAGAACGAATACGTTTGTGGAATGAATGGTTACAAAATAAAATTCCGGCACAGTGGGTAGAGGAAGTTCGCGGTCTCACTTATCTCACTCAAGGTTTGCAAACTTGGTTAAATCAACTGCTTAACAACTTTTTTGCGTTAATCAGTAGCTCACTGACTGTTGTTTTAACATTTTTATTCTTCCTTGTTTTAACAATCATGTTATTAACAAATCCCCCACCATATCGACGGGGGTTTATAATGCTATTTCCTGCTTTTTACCGTCGGCGAGTGGATGAGATTCTTTCTGAGTGCCAGACTTCTTTAAAAGGTTGGATCAAAGGCACACTTTTAACAATGTTACTCATCGGGTTCTTGAGCTATATCGGGTTATTAATTTTAAGAGTGAGACTACCGCTAATTAATGCAATTTTGGCAGGATTATTAGAGTTTATCCCTAATGTTGGCCCCACCTTGAGTGTCATTCCACCCCTGCTACTGGCGTTACTTGATACCCCTTGGAAAGCTGTTTTAGTGGTAGTATTATACTTTATCATTCAGCAGATTGAAAGCTTGATTGTAGTGCCTTTAATCATGGAAAATCAGGTGTCTTTACTACCAGCAGTTACTTTGGTAGCAGTCGTAATTTTCGGAAGTTTTTTCGGGTTATTAGGTGTATTCCTAGCTATTCCCTTAGTGATTGTGCTGCAAATTTGGATCAAAGAAGTTTTGATCAAAGATATACTGAACCAATGGCAGGGAGACACAAAAAAATATTACGAGCAAGAAAAACCAACAGCGATCGCACATCACAAATCTAATTCTTCTGTGGAAAAATAG
- a CDS encoding glycoside hydrolase family 31 protein has translation MNILKQASLNLRLIKLRRFFGSLFYPLQRDRLERQYRYSQVLEGLEEIGNVIQAEKTPNGGHFYFKNLEVEIYFLAVDLVRVDWKPSVPPIPYAISRQDWPLVETTFENLDNSWVISSQQLKVIVSADGKLEFQNASGQTLREELPPQRKVKLSQPIKALGWVHQAKLRPEEHIYGLGERAAPLNLRTPLNQGEARNYRMWNYDAGGIYTSGTDPLYICIPIYLGLHSRGSYLIFYENTYPATFSFQDFAVADFEGGGLRYYLTAGKPTQLLERYTELTGRPPLPPRWALGYHQSRWGYEKEAALKEAAAGFQKHDIPISAMHLDIDVLDGFRAFTIDPDRFPHIREISQDFAEKGIQIITIVNPGIKADRNNKLFQEGREQDIFCKLPNGKPVIAPVWAGMSAFPDFTNPQARHWWSRQYEYLLDLGIRGFWHDMNEPGVFVLWGDPSLPEHATQHFMEGRGGDHREAHNVYGLLQARAGYEALRDYQPQRRPFIVSRSGWAGLQRYAWTWTGDIETSWAGLRQTIPTVLNLGLSGIPYSGADIGGFKGNPSAELYLRWFQMSCFLPFCRTHSANNTKSRTPWSFGEPTQSIIREFLRLRDRLTPYLYTLAWETTQTGHPLVRPVFWIDPEDQRLWDIEDAFVLGDAILVCAIVEEGATSRQITLPKGYWYDFWNDTLLEGSKQVSIDAPLDKIPLLVKAGSILPMAMAQKMILHLYPPVEGNCASQVYSDAGDGYGEWRLDKFFLRRDDRGLELTWQQQGDYPFPYKGVQLYLHGMTLQQAWVDGTKAVCQENRVDIDSIFEQVRLH, from the coding sequence ATGAATATCCTCAAGCAAGCTTCGCTGAATCTGCGTTTAATCAAACTGCGACGGTTTTTTGGATCGCTGTTCTACCCCTTGCAACGCGATCGCCTCGAACGCCAGTATCGTTATTCCCAGGTTTTAGAAGGTCTTGAGGAAATAGGAAACGTTATCCAAGCAGAGAAAACACCTAATGGCGGACACTTCTACTTCAAAAATCTAGAAGTAGAAATCTATTTTTTAGCAGTTGATTTAGTCAGAGTTGATTGGAAACCAAGTGTTCCTCCCATTCCCTACGCCATTTCCCGTCAAGACTGGCCGCTAGTAGAGACAACTTTTGAAAATCTGGACAATAGTTGGGTAATTTCTAGTCAACAGTTAAAAGTTATCGTTAGTGCAGACGGCAAACTGGAATTTCAAAATGCCAGCGGGCAAACACTCCGAGAGGAACTACCACCGCAGCGAAAAGTGAAACTTTCGCAACCGATCAAAGCATTGGGCTGGGTGCATCAAGCAAAACTACGCCCAGAGGAACACATTTACGGTTTAGGAGAACGCGCCGCCCCTCTCAACCTGCGTACACCGCTAAATCAAGGCGAAGCTAGAAATTACCGGATGTGGAATTATGATGCAGGGGGTATATATACTTCAGGAACCGATCCTCTGTATATTTGCATACCTATTTATTTAGGTTTGCACTCTCGGGGAAGTTATCTAATTTTTTATGAAAACACCTATCCTGCCACCTTCAGTTTTCAAGACTTTGCCGTAGCAGACTTTGAGGGCGGCGGATTGCGTTATTACCTAACTGCTGGTAAACCTACTCAACTTTTGGAACGCTACACAGAATTAACAGGTCGTCCACCCCTACCACCCCGTTGGGCATTAGGTTATCACCAGTCTCGTTGGGGATACGAAAAAGAAGCGGCACTCAAAGAAGCAGCGGCAGGGTTTCAAAAACATGATATTCCCATCAGTGCCATGCATCTTGACATTGATGTTTTGGATGGGTTTCGCGCCTTCACCATCGACCCCGATCGCTTTCCCCATATCCGAGAAATTTCGCAAGATTTTGCAGAAAAAGGTATACAAATTATCACTATTGTCAACCCTGGTATTAAAGCTGACCGCAACAACAAATTATTTCAAGAAGGGCGGGAGCAAGATATATTTTGCAAATTGCCCAATGGTAAACCCGTTATTGCTCCGGTGTGGGCGGGTATGTCTGCCTTTCCAGATTTCACCAACCCCCAAGCCCGCCATTGGTGGAGTCGGCAGTATGAATATTTGCTCGATTTAGGTATCAGGGGATTCTGGCATGATATGAATGAGCCAGGGGTATTTGTGCTTTGGGGCGATCCCTCCCTGCCAGAACATGCAACTCAGCATTTTATGGAAGGTAGAGGCGGCGATCACCGCGAGGCACACAATGTCTACGGCTTACTTCAGGCACGAGCCGGATATGAAGCCTTGCGTGACTACCAACCCCAACGCCGCCCCTTTATCGTCTCGCGTTCAGGATGGGCAGGACTGCAACGCTATGCTTGGACGTGGACGGGGGATATTGAAACCAGTTGGGCAGGACTGCGCCAAACAATCCCAACCGTACTCAATTTGGGGTTATCGGGAATTCCCTACAGTGGCGCTGATATCGGGGGATTTAAGGGAAATCCCAGTGCAGAATTATATCTGCGTTGGTTTCAAATGTCCTGTTTTCTGCCTTTTTGCCGTACCCATTCCGCCAATAATACTAAGTCTCGCACACCGTGGAGTTTTGGCGAACCAACCCAGAGTATTATTCGGGAATTTTTACGGTTGCGCGATCGCTTAACACCATATTTGTACACCTTGGCTTGGGAGACAACACAAACCGGGCATCCCTTAGTACGTCCCGTGTTTTGGATCGATCCAGAAGACCAAAGACTTTGGGATATTGAGGATGCTTTTGTATTAGGCGATGCCATTTTAGTATGTGCAATTGTGGAAGAAGGTGCAACCTCACGCCAAATTACTTTACCAAAAGGGTACTGGTACGACTTTTGGAACGATACACTTCTAGAAGGCTCAAAACAAGTCTCGATAGATGCACCATTAGACAAAATACCGTTGTTAGTAAAAGCAGGTAGTATTCTACCAATGGCAATGGCACAAAAAATGATTCTGCATCTCTATCCGCCAGTGGAAGGAAACTGTGCAAGTCAAGTTTACAGTGATGCTGGCGATGGCTACGGTGAGTGGCGGCTAGATAAATTCTTCCTGCGGCGAGACGATCGAGGTTTGGAACTTACCTGGCAGCAACAGGGAGATTATCCCTTTCCTTACAAAGGAGTGCAACTTTATTTGCATGGGATGACATTACAGCAAGCCTGGGTGGATGGAACAAAAGCTGTTTGCCAAGAAAATCGCGTGGATATTGATAGTATATTTGAGCAAGTTCGCCTTCATTAA
- a CDS encoding alpha-L-glutamate ligase-like protein, translated as MFSLQRYGILGINARNLDYLFPSNPRRLYRHADSKLETKKIAQAIGVAVPETYGVIAFQNEVKNLSKIVGEYKSFVVKPAQGSGGDGIVVIKDVTDAGYCKASGSIVKPEDLHYHIHNILSGMFSLSGQTDKAIIEYAVQFDVVFEEIAYQGVPDIRVIVYRGVPAMAMLRLPTRASDGKANLHRGGVGVGIDLSTGKTLVGIQKNRYIDNHPETGRPLRDRQIPHWQTILEMAAKLGDKTEFGYLGVDIVLDRQKGPLLLEINARPGLSIQIANQEGLIPRLEAIDSALPKLSGIQDKIAFAQKTFAVEIR; from the coding sequence ATGTTTTCGCTTCAGCGTTACGGCATCCTGGGGATTAATGCTCGCAACTTGGACTATCTGTTCCCTAGCAATCCGCGTCGGCTTTATCGCCATGCTGACAGTAAACTAGAGACGAAAAAAATTGCTCAAGCTATTGGCGTGGCGGTTCCAGAAACCTATGGAGTCATTGCATTCCAGAATGAAGTCAAAAATTTATCCAAGATCGTTGGAGAATACAAATCTTTTGTGGTGAAACCTGCTCAAGGTAGCGGTGGGGATGGGATTGTCGTCATAAAAGATGTGACAGATGCAGGCTATTGCAAAGCTAGTGGTTCAATTGTGAAACCCGAAGACCTACATTATCACATTCACAATATTCTCAGTGGCATGTTTTCCCTAAGCGGACAAACCGATAAAGCAATTATTGAATATGCCGTCCAGTTCGATGTAGTTTTTGAGGAAATTGCCTACCAAGGTGTCCCTGATATCCGGGTGATTGTCTATCGTGGAGTTCCGGCAATGGCAATGTTGCGTTTGCCCACACGGGCTTCTGATGGTAAAGCGAATTTACACAGAGGTGGTGTTGGTGTAGGTATTGACCTCTCGACGGGGAAAACATTGGTTGGTATCCAGAAAAACCGCTACATTGACAACCATCCTGAAACGGGACGCCCGTTGCGCGATCGCCAAATTCCTCATTGGCAAACTATTTTGGAGATGGCTGCAAAGTTAGGCGATAAAACAGAGTTTGGCTATCTCGGCGTTGATATTGTTCTCGATCGCCAAAAAGGGCCGCTGTTATTGGAGATAAATGCTCGTCCCGGACTTTCAATCCAAATTGCCAATCAAGAGGGGTTGATTCCACGACTAGAGGCAATTGATTCTGCCTTGCCAAAACTCTCAGGAATTCAAGACAAGATTGCGTTTGCACAAAAAACATTTGCAGTAGAAATCAGGTAA
- a CDS encoding 6-pyruvoyl trahydropterin synthase family protein, with protein sequence MPKWKLVTEFSFDSAHYIKDYDGPCGRMHGHTYKVRIEATSTKLHSSQYCPHPVMVSDFRTLRWAKQDVSKGGLDHCVLNEVLPPEYETTAEMIAKYIYDETKKRVPPDVQLKVAVSETPNSWAEYEDD encoded by the coding sequence ATGCCCAAATGGAAATTAGTAACTGAATTCTCGTTTGACAGTGCCCACTACATCAAAGATTACGATGGCCCGTGCGGTCGGATGCATGGGCATACTTACAAAGTGCGAATCGAAGCAACTTCAACAAAACTGCATTCTTCACAATACTGTCCGCACCCAGTTATGGTGTCTGATTTTAGAACCTTGCGCTGGGCTAAGCAAGATGTTTCCAAGGGAGGACTCGATCATTGCGTGCTTAACGAAGTCTTGCCTCCCGAGTACGAAACAACTGCTGAGATGATTGCTAAGTATATTTATGACGAAACTAAGAAGCGAGTGCCACCAGATGTACAGTTAAAGGTTGCGGTGTCAGAAACTCCCAATTCTTGGGCAGAGTATGAGGATGATTGA
- a CDS encoding HhoA/HhoB/HtrA family serine endopeptidase, giving the protein MRTTSRNNNQNPSEFNCSELNLQFINLKIDALAKTNNQKSKLWEHKGATHLLLALMTTGIGLLSGCAVEFDRIIPSARDTSPQVQRTEEAGDRPLTPTPEDTNFVVAVVEKVEPAVVRINTARTVRPELPEVFNDPFFRRFFGDRIPTQPQERVVRGVGSGFVINPNGQILTNAHVVNNADTVTVTFSNGQTFEGKVLGTDTVSDIAVVQVPAQNLPTLELGNSEQVRPGQWAIAIGNPLGLQETVTVGVVSAVDRSVSDFGISDRGAGFIQTDAAINPGNSGGPLLNARGQVIGVNTAIIQGAQGIGFAIPIDRAQRIAQQLITEGKVEYPYIGIEMVSLTPDVRQRINNLPNSDIRVEADRGVVIIRVVPGSPADRAGLRSGDVIQQINNQPVTTAEEIQQIADKSGIGSNLQIQLLRNGQTQQVTVQLAPRPAQNQ; this is encoded by the coding sequence ATGCGAACAACAAGTAGAAATAATAATCAGAATCCTTCTGAGTTTAATTGTTCTGAGCTTAATCTGCAATTTATCAACCTTAAGATAGATGCATTAGCGAAAACAAATAATCAAAAGTCGAAACTTTGGGAGCACAAAGGCGCAACTCACTTATTGCTAGCGCTGATGACAACAGGAATCGGGTTGTTAAGTGGTTGTGCAGTCGAATTTGATCGAATTATTCCATCTGCACGCGACACTTCCCCCCAAGTGCAACGAACGGAAGAAGCTGGCGATCGCCCACTGACACCAACTCCAGAAGACACCAATTTTGTAGTTGCAGTTGTAGAAAAAGTAGAACCAGCTGTAGTACGAATTAATACTGCTCGAACCGTAAGACCCGAACTTCCGGAGGTTTTTAACGATCCGTTCTTTCGGCGGTTTTTTGGCGACCGGATACCAACACAGCCGCAAGAGCGAGTTGTGCGCGGAGTTGGCTCTGGTTTTGTCATCAATCCTAATGGCCAAATTTTGACTAATGCTCACGTAGTCAACAATGCTGATACAGTTACGGTAACTTTTTCTAACGGTCAAACTTTTGAAGGTAAAGTACTAGGAACAGACACCGTATCAGATATTGCAGTGGTGCAGGTTCCTGCTCAGAATTTGCCAACTTTAGAATTGGGAAATTCCGAGCAAGTGCGACCAGGACAATGGGCGATCGCTATTGGCAATCCCTTAGGTTTGCAAGAAACTGTGACAGTAGGCGTTGTTAGTGCGGTAGATCGCTCTGTCAGCGATTTTGGAATTTCCGATCGAGGCGCTGGCTTTATTCAAACTGATGCAGCTATTAATCCTGGTAACTCCGGCGGGCCTCTTTTAAATGCTCGCGGTCAAGTTATTGGCGTCAACACTGCTATTATCCAAGGTGCTCAAGGGATAGGCTTTGCCATTCCTATCGACAGAGCACAAAGAATTGCCCAACAATTGATTACCGAAGGCAAAGTTGAATATCCTTACATAGGTATTGAAATGGTAAGCCTCACACCAGATGTTAGGCAAAGAATTAACAATCTTCCCAATAGTGATATTCGCGTGGAAGCAGACAGAGGAGTTGTCATTATCCGTGTCGTTCCTGGTTCTCCAGCAGATCGAGCAGGATTGCGATCGGGAGATGTCATCCAGCAAATCAACAACCAACCAGTTACTACAGCGGAAGAAATTCAGCAAATAGCTGATAAAAGCGGTATTGGTAGCAACTTGCAAATACAACTTTTACGTAATGGACAGACTCAGCAAGTCACAGTCCAACTGGCACCTCGTCCAGCCCAAAACCAGTAA
- a CDS encoding PRC-barrel domain-containing protein codes for MALVKLDTYYPNYKDVLDNIDIKNFDVYGSNDEKVGSVQNILVDEDTGRFRYLIIDTGFWVFGKKVLLPIGIASIDESQRRVTIPGLTKQQVEDLPEFTEDLAIDRDYEESVRSIYRPSISTSTTMSSYDRDSYDYQQEPYFYDMSQEGSATFRTYEERLISAKGR; via the coding sequence ATGGCTTTAGTTAAACTTGACACCTATTACCCTAATTACAAAGATGTTCTTGATAATATAGACATCAAAAATTTTGATGTCTATGGCAGCAACGACGAGAAAGTTGGTTCTGTGCAAAACATTTTAGTCGATGAAGATACAGGACGTTTCCGGTATCTAATCATTGATACTGGCTTTTGGGTATTTGGCAAGAAAGTACTGTTGCCCATTGGTATAGCAAGCATCGATGAGTCACAACGGCGTGTAACTATTCCAGGGCTTACCAAACAACAAGTGGAAGACTTGCCAGAATTCACGGAAGACTTGGCGATCGACCGCGATTATGAAGAAAGCGTGAGATCGATTTATCGTCCATCAATTTCAACATCCACTACAATGTCAAGTTACGACCGTGACAGTTACGACTATCAACAAGAGCCGTATTTCTATGATATGAGCCAAGAAGGTTCTGCAACATTTAGAACCTATGAAGAACGGCTAATTTCTGCAAAAGGACGTTAA
- a CDS encoding alpha-amylase family protein: MQHQWYKNAIIYSLDVETFIDSDGDGVGDFPGLTKRIDHLAGLGVTCLWLLPFYPSPNRDNGYDIMDYYNVDSRLGTLGDFVEFMHEAGERGIRVIIDLVVNHTSIQHPWFQAARSDKNSKYRNYYVWTEEPSKTGSWHVAFPGVEDSVWEYDEKAEAYYLHHFYKEQPDLNIANPAVQKEIYKIMAFWLALGVSGFRVDAAPFLIEGLGIEGAEKSDLENFLSDMREFLLSRRGDAVLLAEANVAPDKLLTYFGDGDRMHMLFNFWLNQYMFLALARQEAAPICHGLKTLPEIPHIGQWVNFVRHHDELTLSELNDAERQEIFAAFAPEEHMQIYGRGIRRRLPPMVNGDRRRIELIYSLLFSLPGTPLVRYGEEIGMGDDLSLPGRDSVRTPMQWSNEPNGGFSTAPSDALPHPVISQGEYGYQKINVASQQRQSDSLINWMERVIRIRKQCPELGRAQWHILEIDEPSVFAHCCEWEGNAVIVFHNLADQACNVTLKSQQYKYLIDLFCNCEYEPLNGGTHSIPLSAYGYRWFRVDGMH; encoded by the coding sequence ATGCAACACCAATGGTATAAAAACGCAATCATTTATTCCCTGGATGTGGAGACATTTATAGACTCAGATGGCGATGGTGTGGGCGATTTTCCAGGGCTGACCAAGCGAATAGATCACCTAGCTGGGCTAGGAGTTACCTGTCTGTGGTTGTTGCCTTTTTATCCTTCTCCCAACCGTGACAACGGCTACGACATCATGGACTACTACAACGTTGACTCCCGCTTGGGGACATTAGGAGATTTTGTAGAGTTCATGCATGAAGCTGGAGAACGAGGTATTAGGGTAATTATTGATTTAGTTGTTAACCATACTTCCATTCAGCATCCTTGGTTTCAAGCAGCACGTTCCGACAAAAACTCCAAATACCGCAACTACTACGTGTGGACAGAAGAACCGTCTAAAACTGGCTCCTGGCATGTTGCCTTCCCTGGAGTAGAAGATAGTGTTTGGGAGTACGACGAAAAGGCAGAAGCTTATTACTTACATCACTTTTACAAAGAACAGCCAGACCTAAACATTGCTAACCCAGCAGTGCAGAAAGAAATTTACAAAATCATGGCTTTTTGGCTGGCGCTTGGCGTATCTGGTTTTCGAGTAGATGCTGCTCCTTTCTTGATTGAGGGATTGGGTATCGAAGGAGCAGAAAAATCCGATCTAGAAAATTTTCTTTCTGATATGCGGGAGTTTCTTTTATCCCGGCGTGGTGACGCAGTATTGCTGGCAGAAGCCAACGTTGCTCCAGATAAACTTCTTACCTATTTTGGAGATGGCGATCGCATGCATATGCTGTTCAACTTCTGGTTGAATCAGTATATGTTCCTGGCTCTGGCTCGGCAAGAAGCAGCACCCATCTGTCACGGATTAAAGACGCTGCCAGAAATTCCCCACATCGGCCAGTGGGTGAACTTTGTCCGCCATCATGATGAACTTACCCTGTCTGAACTTAACGATGCCGAACGCCAAGAGATATTTGCCGCCTTTGCTCCCGAAGAACACATGCAAATTTACGGACGGGGTATTCGTCGCCGACTACCGCCAATGGTAAATGGCGATCGCCGTCGCATAGAACTCATTTACAGCCTGTTGTTTAGCCTACCCGGTACGCCCTTAGTGCGCTACGGCGAAGAAATCGGTATGGGTGATGACCTGTCACTGCCAGGTAGAGACAGCGTCCGCACACCAATGCAATGGTCAAACGAACCCAACGGCGGCTTTTCCACAGCTCCTAGTGATGCCCTTCCCCATCCCGTGATTTCCCAAGGAGAATACGGTTATCAAAAAATAAATGTCGCTAGCCAACAACGTCAATCTGACTCATTAATTAACTGGATGGAACGGGTGATCCGGATTCGCAAACAGTGTCCAGAGTTAGGACGCGCTCAGTGGCATATTCTAGAAATAGATGAGCCAAGCGTCTTTGCTCACTGCTGCGAGTGGGAAGGTAACGCAGTGATTGTATTCCACAACCTCGCAGACCAGGCGTGTAACGTTACGCTCAAATCACAACAATACAAGTATCTAATCGATCTGTTTTGCAATTGCGAGTACGAACCACTCAATGGTGGTACTCATTCCATACCATTGTCAGCATACGGCTATCGCTGGTTCCGAGTTGATGGAATGCATTAA